The genomic stretch TTATTATTAACAGGCTTTTTAATAAATCCTAGTATTATTGCTGTTATAACAGAGCCTATTACTATAGCAAGAAGATATAGAGGAGGATTATTAACTATAGGAAGTACAAATATTCCGCCATGAGGGGCTCTTAATTGTATGCGAAAAGCCATAGTTAAAGCTCCAGCAATAGCAGCACCAATCATACAGGAAGGAATAACTCTTATAGGGTCAGAAGCAGCAAATGGTATAGCTCCTTCAGTGATGAATGAAAGTCCCATAACATAACAAGTTTTACCAGCATCTTTTTCATCGGCGGTGAATTTATTTCTAAATATTGTAGTAGCTAATGCTATACCCAAAGGAGGAACCATACCTCCAGCCATAACAGCAGCATGAGGAGCATAATCACCTGAAGCTATCATTGCTATACCAAATGTGAAAGCCGCTTTGTTTATAGGTCCTCCCATATCGGTAGACATCATAGCTCCGAGTAAAGCACCTAATAATATTAAGTTTCCAGTACCCATATTCTTTAAGAAATTAGAAAGTCCGGAGTTTATTGCAGCTATTGGATCAACTATGAATAAATACATTACAGCACCTGTAAAAAATATACCAAATAAAGGATATAGTAAAACAGGTTTAATTCCGTCCAAACTTTCAGGCAATTTAGAAAATACTTTTTTTAGTAAAAGAGTAATATATCCGCCCAAAAAACCGCCTATAAGTCCGCCTAAAAATCCGCCGCCGCTGTTTAATGATATAAGCCCTCCAACCATAGCAGGAGCAAATCCAGGTCTGTCAGCAATACTCATACCAATAAATGCCGCCATTACAGGTACCATTAAAAAGAAAGCATTGCCTCCTCCTATATCATTTAAAAGTTTAGCAAATGCATTATATGAAGGATCATTAGGATTGCTTGAGTTAATACCAAACATAAATGAAAATGCTATAAGTATACCTCCGCCTACAACAAATGGAAGCATATTTGATACACCAGACATTAAATGCTTATATACTCCAGTCTTAGGCTTTTTAGCAAATCTATCTGAAGAGCCGCCTTCAGAATTAACATGATATATAGGAGCTGTTTGATTTAAAGCATTTTTTATTAACTGCTCTGGATTTTTTATAGCTTCTTTAACACCTACTATATCAACATTCTTTCCTGCAAATCTATCCATAGCAACATTTTTGTCCGCTGCTACTATTATACCTTTGGCATTTTTTATTTCATCTTTTGTAAGCTCATTTTTTACACCGCTTGAACCGTTAGTTTCTACTTTTATAGTAATTCCAAGCTCTTTACCTTTTTTAAGCAAAGCATCAGCAGCCATATAAGTATGTGCTATTCCAGTAGGACATGCTGTTACTGCAAGTACCTGATATGAATCATTATTATTACTACTTTCCTGATTTAAAGATGAGTTTTCATTGTCTTTTTCAGCATTTTTCATTAATATAT from Brachyspira murdochii DSM 12563 encodes the following:
- a CDS encoding PTS fructose transporter subunit IIABC — encoded protein: MLKDVITLDCIDIDLKGKTKSEIIDEMVDILYKNGKLNDREEYKKEILKREAQSSTGMEEGIAIPHGKTSAVKIPTVAIGISKQGVDYESLDGKPSHLFFMIAAPENSNDSHIELLSKITTLLLEDDIREALLNAKSKEEVLDILMKNAEKDNENSSLNQESSNNNDSYQVLAVTACPTGIAHTYMAADALLKKGKELGITIKVETNGSSGVKNELTKDEIKNAKGIIVAADKNVAMDRFAGKNVDIVGVKEAIKNPEQLIKNALNQTAPIYHVNSEGGSSDRFAKKPKTGVYKHLMSGVSNMLPFVVGGGILIAFSFMFGINSSNPNDPSYNAFAKLLNDIGGGNAFFLMVPVMAAFIGMSIADRPGFAPAMVGGLISLNSGGGFLGGLIGGFLGGYITLLLKKVFSKLPESLDGIKPVLLYPLFGIFFTGAVMYLFIVDPIAAINSGLSNFLKNMGTGNLILLGALLGAMMSTDMGGPINKAAFTFGIAMIASGDYAPHAAVMAGGMVPPLGIALATTIFRNKFTADEKDAGKTCYVMGLSFITEGAIPFAASDPIRVIPSCMIGAAIAGALTMAFRIQLRAPHGGIFVLPIVNNPPLYLLAIVIGSVITAIILGFIKKPVNNN